From one Thermomicrobiales bacterium genomic stretch:
- a CDS encoding methylmalonyl-CoA mutase family protein — protein MGLDADDPRAQAEVGLVGVSISTLDDMRRLLDGIQLDSVTTSMTINAPASVLLLMYQIVGEEQGADLSKLGGTIQNDILKEYAARGTYIFPPRPSMRLVTDTFRYCAEALPSWNTISISGYHIREAGSSAVQEVAFTLANGVAYVQAAIDAGLAIDDFAPRLSFFFNAHNGFLEEVAKYRAARRMWATIMRDRFGARDSKSLTLRFHTQTGGSTLTAQQPLNNVVRVAIQALSAVLGGTQSLHTNGYDEALSLPTDRGGDAGAANAADYRPRGRRDRRRPTRWPGPTPSRRSPTRSSGGHTS, from the coding sequence TTGGGGCTGGACGCCGACGACCCACGCGCGCAGGCCGAGGTCGGCCTGGTCGGCGTCTCGATCTCGACGCTCGACGACATGCGACGTCTGCTGGATGGCATCCAGCTGGACAGCGTCACCACCTCGATGACGATCAACGCGCCCGCCTCGGTCCTGCTGTTGATGTACCAGATCGTCGGCGAGGAGCAGGGGGCCGACCTGTCGAAGCTGGGCGGGACGATTCAGAACGACATCCTCAAGGAATACGCCGCCCGCGGCACTTACATCTTCCCACCACGCCCGTCGATGCGGCTCGTCACCGATACCTTCCGCTATTGCGCGGAGGCGCTGCCGAGCTGGAACACGATCTCGATCTCCGGTTACCACATCCGCGAGGCCGGCTCGTCAGCAGTCCAGGAGGTCGCCTTCACGCTGGCCAACGGGGTCGCCTACGTCCAGGCTGCGATTGACGCCGGCCTCGCAATCGACGACTTCGCCCCGCGCCTGTCGTTCTTCTTCAACGCCCACAACGGCTTCCTGGAGGAGGTCGCCAAGTACCGCGCAGCGCGCAGGATGTGGGCGACGATCATGCGCGACCGCTTCGGCGCGCGCGACTCGAAGTCGCTGACGCTGCGCTTCCACACCCAGACGGGCGGCTCGACGCTGACCGCCCAGCAGCCGCTCAACAACGTCGTCCGCGTCGCGATCCAGGCGCTCTCGGCAGTGCTGGGCGGGACGCAGTCGCTGCACACTAACGGCTACGACGAGGCGCTCTCGCTGCCGACCGACCGAGGCGGCGACGCTGGCGCTGCGAACGCAGCAGATTATCGCCCACGAGGCAGGCGTGATCGACGACGGCCGACCCGCTGGCCGGGTCCTACGCCATCGAGGCGCTCACCGACGAGATCGAGCGGCGGGCATACGAGCTGA
- a CDS encoding methylmalonyl-CoA mutase family protein: MERRAYELMDAVESMGGAVAAIESGFMQDQIAETAYRWEEAVDSGERVIVGVNYQREEEEAGVPLHHIDRELVQRQIDRTTHYKAERASPEVDNVLARVSAAASATDNLLPVMREALLAGATLGQICNALRAEWGEYRPVG, from the coding sequence ATCGAGCGGCGGGCATACGAGCTGATGGACGCTGTTGAGTCGATGGGCGGCGCGGTCGCAGCGATCGAGAGCGGCTTCATGCAGGACCAGATCGCCGAGACGGCCTACCGGTGGGAGGAGGCGGTCGACAGCGGCGAACGGGTCATCGTCGGCGTCAACTACCAGCGCGAGGAGGAGGAAGCTGGCGTCCCGCTGCACCACATCGACCGCGAGCTCGTCCAGCGCCAGATCGACCGCACCACGCACTACAAGGCAGAGCGCGCGTCCCCAGAGGTCGACAACGTTCTGGCGAGGGTCAGCGCCGCGGCTAGCGCGACCGACAACCTGCTGCCTGTCATGCGCGAGGCGCTATTGGCTGGCGCGACCCTCGGTCAGATCTGCAACGCGCTGCGCGCCGAGTGGGGCGAGTATCGGCCAGTTGGGTAG
- a CDS encoding LLM class flavin-dependent oxidoreductase: MVDGRRRPLKIGFGLPDSEDARTGTTASWREIAAVALRAEAAGFDSVWVQDHLLFRLADGKTEGVWESFSMLSALAAITSRVEVGTLVTCTSFRNPALTAKIADTIDEISGGRVILGLGAGWHEPEYRAFGYPFDHRVSRFEEALQIIHGLLHDGKVDFEGRYYQARDCALHPRGPRKHGPPIMMGTTGERMLGLTARYADSWNVYFSRTGNTPEGMLPLLERVDAACEAAGRDPATLARSATVYVDFTGSAGSASSVNPTGVPPISGEPEQIADALRRYADLGVSHVQVYTEPLNIEGVERFVPVLEALDRG, from the coding sequence ATGGTTGATGGACGGCGCAGGCCGCTAAAGATCGGGTTCGGGCTGCCGGATTCGGAGGATGCTCGGACGGGAACGACGGCGTCGTGGCGCGAGATCGCGGCGGTGGCGCTGCGCGCGGAGGCGGCCGGCTTCGATTCGGTCTGGGTCCAGGACCATCTGCTCTTCCGGCTGGCAGACGGCAAGACCGAAGGTGTCTGGGAGTCGTTCTCGATGCTCTCTGCGCTAGCCGCCATCACCAGCCGCGTCGAGGTCGGCACGCTGGTGACCTGCACGTCGTTCCGCAACCCTGCGCTGACGGCGAAGATCGCCGACACGATCGACGAGATCAGCGGTGGCCGCGTGATCCTCGGGCTCGGCGCTGGCTGGCACGAGCCGGAGTATCGCGCGTTCGGCTACCCCTTCGACCACCGCGTGTCGCGCTTCGAGGAGGCGCTGCAGATCATCCACGGGTTGTTGCACGACGGTAAGGTCGATTTCGAGGGACGCTACTATCAGGCACGAGACTGCGCCCTGCACCCACGCGGCCCGCGCAAGCACGGCCCGCCGATCATGATGGGCACGACAGGCGAGCGGATGCTGGGGCTGACCGCCCGCTACGCCGATAGCTGGAACGTCTACTTCTCGCGCACTGGCAATACGCCGGAGGGGATGCTCCCGCTGCTGGAGCGAGTCGACGCGGCCTGCGAGGCAGCCGGCCGCGACCCAGCCACGCTGGCCCGCTCGGCGACCGTCTACGTCGATTTCACCGGGTCGGCCGGCAGCGCGTCGTCGGTCAATCCGACCGGCGTCCCGCCGATCAGCGGCGAGCCGGAGCAGATTGCCGACGCGCTGCGTCGATACGCAGATCTCGGCGTCTCGCACGTGCAGGTCTACACCGAACCGCTGAACATCGAGGGTGTCGAGCGCTTTGTTCCGGTGCTGGAGGCGCTGGATCGAGGGTAG
- a CDS encoding MFS transporter codes for MREGVVSIGEDRTVFLTLCLATSLSVLTSLSLSPFLPAIGGDLNTSTALLGQAVMVSSLVGGIVGLAIGPSAEWLGYRRLLLLGLIALVMCNVGIALAPAFGFLVAAQLLSGLSAATISPMAFAIAGIRYHGDVRRQVISRMFASASVASIVGFPILTFIASQSSWRWSFVALAFIAVAGLVFTAATLDADVISAHEPLRLRALLATYVPLLRHPPVALVYAAQFCRGVAWTGLLTYIGAFLVEQMGRSLQEAGLIWLALGPGFMTGSLLVSGPLRHIPARRTFFVTVLAMGALIAVVFVVQPPILLTWATLLGAAFFGGIAEVTAVTIMSGETPTTQGTTMALNSSITRFGTAVGALTGGLLLAVGNYSALGLGLPLVALAAALVCMGSGRGTTAGRAVREGIA; via the coding sequence GTGCGCGAGGGGGTTGTCAGCATCGGCGAGGACCGGACGGTCTTTCTGACTCTCTGCCTTGCAACGTCGCTCAGCGTCCTCACATCGCTCTCGCTCTCGCCGTTCCTGCCAGCGATCGGCGGGGATCTCAACACCTCGACAGCCCTGCTCGGCCAGGCGGTGATGGTCTCCTCGCTGGTCGGCGGGATCGTCGGGCTGGCGATCGGCCCGTCGGCCGAGTGGCTCGGCTACCGCCGCTTGCTGTTGCTTGGCCTGATCGCGCTGGTGATGTGCAACGTCGGAATTGCGCTGGCCCCCGCGTTCGGCTTCCTCGTCGCGGCCCAGCTGCTGAGCGGGCTCAGCGCGGCGACGATCTCGCCGATGGCGTTTGCGATCGCGGGGATCCGCTACCATGGCGATGTCCGCCGTCAGGTGATCAGCAGAATGTTCGCCTCGGCCTCGGTCGCCAGCATCGTTGGCTTCCCGATTCTGACCTTCATCGCGAGCCAGTCGTCGTGGCGCTGGTCGTTTGTGGCGCTGGCGTTCATTGCTGTGGCCGGCCTGGTGTTCACCGCTGCCACGCTCGATGCCGATGTCATCTCCGCCCACGAGCCGTTGCGGCTCCGCGCGCTGCTGGCGACCTATGTCCCGCTATTGCGGCACCCACCGGTTGCGCTCGTGTACGCCGCCCAGTTCTGCCGCGGCGTTGCCTGGACGGGATTGCTGACCTACATCGGCGCGTTTCTGGTCGAGCAGATGGGGCGATCGCTGCAGGAGGCCGGCCTGATCTGGCTGGCGCTTGGGCCTGGGTTCATGACTGGCAGCCTGCTGGTCAGCGGGCCTCTGCGCCATATTCCGGCGCGGCGCACGTTCTTTGTCACGGTTCTGGCGATGGGGGCGTTGATCGCGGTCGTCTTCGTTGTCCAACCACCGATTCTGCTGACATGGGCAACGCTGCTGGGCGCGGCGTTCTTTGGCGGAATCGCCGAGGTGACGGCGGTGACGATCATGTCTGGCGAAACGCCGACCACACAGGGGACAACGATGGCGCTCAACTCGTCGATCACCCGCTTTGGCACCGCGGTCGGCGCACTGACCGGCGGCCTGCTGCTGGCGGTTGGCAATTATTCGGCGCTGGGGTTGGGCCTCCCGCTCGTTGCGCTGGCTGCGGCGTTGGTCTGCATGGGGTCCGGTCGGGGGACGACGGCAGGACGTGCTGTGCGCGAGGGCATCGCGTAG
- a CDS encoding DNA methyltransferase: MVKKPEKLVSAYRYDETRKNNPPIGLAGYEPALQEPQTRQYAYDPHLSPQLIWAGKPGLESIEVADAAGVDVETVSLHVHERISTQAIIDAVRRPEVKQLGLFSDPQLPLGEAVKFYQHDVDWANRLILGDSLVVMNSLLEREGMAGKVQMIYMDPPYGVKYSSNFQPRINQRDVREDDASLSREPEMIKAYRDTWTLGIHSYLTYIRDRLRVARELLTDSGSIFVQISDENVHRVRAVLDEVFGAENFCRLISVC; the protein is encoded by the coding sequence ATGGTGAAGAAGCCGGAGAAGTTGGTCAGCGCGTATCGGTATGACGAGACGCGGAAGAACAACCCGCCGATCGGGCTGGCCGGCTACGAGCCGGCCCTCCAGGAGCCGCAGACGCGGCAGTACGCCTACGACCCACACCTCTCGCCGCAGCTCATCTGGGCCGGCAAGCCGGGGCTGGAGAGCATCGAGGTCGCTGATGCAGCGGGCGTTGATGTCGAAACCGTCTCGCTCCACGTCCACGAGCGCATCTCGACACAGGCGATCATCGACGCTGTTCGTCGCCCGGAGGTCAAGCAGCTCGGCCTGTTCTCCGATCCGCAACTGCCGCTCGGCGAAGCGGTGAAGTTCTATCAGCACGATGTCGATTGGGCGAACCGCCTCATTCTGGGCGACTCGCTCGTCGTCATGAACTCGCTGCTGGAACGCGAGGGCATGGCCGGCAAAGTCCAGATGATCTACATGGACCCGCCCTATGGCGTGAAGTACAGCAGCAACTTCCAGCCACGCATCAACCAGCGCGACGTCAGGGAGGACGACGCCTCCCTCTCGCGCGAGCCGGAGATGATCAAGGCATATCGCGATACCTGGACGCTCGGCATCCACTCCTACTTGACCTACATACGCGACCGCCTGCGGGTTGCCCGCGAACTCCTCACCGACTCAGGCAGCATCTTCGTCCAGATCTCCGATGAGAACGTGCATCGCGTGCGGGCGGTGCTGGACGAGGTGTTTGGTGCGGAGAATTTCTGCCGCCTCATATCCGTTTGCTAA
- a CDS encoding DEAD/DEAH box helicase family protein, protein MSLAVDKPILNNPFREPKRYWLYEQDTGLPRVAPGRRPAGYYYRDPSRAREASAQMSMLADETFVQLEIVNEIRERVGRWREQGYPGATSITKRLLEHWQQSERERQLFFCQREAAETIVWLTETEAGRRMANRVPTDVPADPDSVERGYGPLTRYCAKMATGSGKTVVMAMVIAWSVLNKVHGSRSNRYSDAVLILCPNLTIKERLGGAPRDLTLDGQEPERALIPGARGNYYERFDLVPAGLLADLGQARIHITNWHALAIADDSGRRGVVQRGRESDAAFCSRVLRNLGSRNNLLVINDEAHHAYRPRPLDEEDDKLSGLSAEDKNALRRDKEEATVWVSGIDRIKSVRGINFCLDLSATPFYIKGSGYEESTPFPWVVSDFGLVDAIESGIVKIPRVPVADDTGAPEPRYFRLWKWIMDNLPAAERGTARRKPKPEAVLREAEGALQQLAGLWVANADAWAGSGYAVPPCMIVVCDNTDISKVVYEYIANDGKGALERLRNEPGEENTLRIDSKLLADADFAEGSSNKAVAAEELRRKVSTVGKLEEPGADVRCVVSVGMLTEGWDANNVTQILGLRAFDSQLLCEQVVGRGLRRSSYDFDLDEDGVPMNEEYVDVYGIPFEVIPIKKRAAGPPPAPKPSTLIQALKEREHLKIEFPRVDGFVFAATDKIAVNLADVEPISVTPSVEPTTVIARARVGYETGGTALHGVGEPVTQTRQEFYESVRLQEIEYEIARLVTEQMVTRDEFRFRARHLLFPQVLAIVRTYVRRSVRFNGADQREIGLLTYVEAIVSRLGTAIRPVSDDGSAKLLPRIERFRPTGSTDEVSFRTGRDVRGTIKSHISHVVLDTTTWEASVAFQLETSSLVRTYARNDHLDLTIPYDFAGAQHHFLPDFVVTLDNGAHLLLEVKGYEDEQDRQKYEAAKRWCDAVNNLGSKGLWVFRPCRTTTEVPTILMEVVNLSSPSIPVRQTS, encoded by the coding sequence ATGAGCCTTGCCGTCGACAAACCGATCCTGAACAATCCCTTTCGCGAGCCCAAGCGCTACTGGCTTTATGAGCAGGATACCGGCCTGCCGCGCGTCGCTCCGGGTCGGCGGCCTGCTGGCTACTACTACCGCGATCCATCGCGGGCGCGCGAGGCATCGGCCCAAATGTCGATGCTGGCCGACGAGACCTTCGTCCAGCTGGAGATCGTCAATGAGATTCGCGAGCGCGTCGGGCGCTGGCGCGAGCAAGGCTATCCAGGCGCGACGAGCATCACCAAACGGCTGCTAGAGCACTGGCAGCAGTCGGAGCGGGAGCGGCAGCTCTTCTTCTGCCAACGCGAGGCAGCCGAGACGATCGTCTGGCTGACAGAGACGGAGGCCGGCCGCCGGATGGCGAACCGGGTTCCGACCGACGTTCCCGCCGATCCGGACAGCGTCGAGCGCGGCTACGGCCCGCTCACTCGCTACTGCGCCAAGATGGCGACCGGCAGCGGCAAGACGGTCGTCATGGCGATGGTCATCGCCTGGTCGGTGCTGAACAAGGTCCACGGGTCGCGATCGAACCGGTACTCGGACGCTGTCCTCATTCTCTGCCCGAACCTTACAATCAAGGAGCGGCTCGGCGGCGCGCCACGCGACCTGACGCTGGATGGGCAGGAGCCGGAGCGCGCGCTCATCCCCGGCGCGCGGGGCAACTACTACGAACGCTTCGACCTCGTCCCGGCCGGTCTGCTCGCCGACCTCGGCCAGGCGCGCATCCACATTACAAACTGGCACGCGCTGGCGATCGCCGACGACAGCGGCCGGCGAGGTGTGGTCCAGCGCGGCCGCGAGAGCGACGCGGCGTTCTGCTCACGAGTCCTGCGCAACCTTGGCAGCCGCAACAACCTGCTGGTCATCAATGACGAGGCACACCACGCCTATCGTCCCAGGCCGCTCGACGAGGAGGACGACAAGCTCAGCGGGCTGTCGGCAGAGGACAAGAACGCCCTACGTCGTGACAAGGAGGAAGCCACCGTCTGGGTCTCCGGCATCGACCGGATCAAGAGCGTGCGCGGTATCAACTTCTGCCTCGATCTGTCGGCAACCCCGTTCTACATCAAGGGCAGCGGCTACGAGGAGAGCACGCCGTTCCCGTGGGTCGTGTCCGACTTCGGCCTAGTGGACGCGATCGAGTCGGGGATCGTGAAGATCCCGCGCGTGCCGGTGGCCGACGACACCGGAGCACCTGAGCCGCGCTACTTCCGGCTCTGGAAATGGATCATGGACAACCTGCCAGCGGCAGAGCGCGGTACTGCTCGGCGCAAACCGAAGCCAGAAGCAGTCCTTCGCGAGGCAGAAGGCGCACTCCAGCAACTGGCCGGGCTCTGGGTCGCCAACGCCGATGCATGGGCGGGCAGCGGCTATGCAGTACCTCCGTGCATGATCGTCGTCTGCGACAACACCGACATCTCGAAGGTTGTCTACGAGTACATCGCGAACGACGGCAAGGGAGCGCTGGAGCGGCTGCGAAACGAACCCGGCGAGGAGAACACGCTGCGGATCGATTCGAAGCTGCTGGCCGACGCGGACTTTGCTGAAGGCTCATCCAATAAGGCCGTTGCCGCCGAGGAGTTGCGGCGTAAAGTCTCGACCGTTGGCAAGCTGGAAGAGCCCGGCGCGGATGTCCGCTGCGTCGTCTCAGTCGGCATGCTGACCGAAGGGTGGGACGCGAACAACGTCACTCAGATACTCGGGCTACGGGCGTTCGACTCGCAGCTCCTGTGCGAGCAGGTCGTCGGACGCGGATTGCGGCGGTCCTCGTACGACTTCGACCTCGACGAAGACGGCGTCCCGATGAACGAGGAATACGTTGATGTCTATGGCATCCCGTTCGAAGTCATCCCAATTAAGAAGCGCGCGGCAGGCCCGCCGCCAGCGCCGAAGCCGTCCACGTTGATTCAGGCGCTCAAGGAGCGCGAGCACCTCAAGATCGAGTTCCCTCGCGTCGACGGGTTCGTATTTGCGGCCACCGACAAGATCGCCGTGAATCTGGCCGACGTCGAGCCGATCAGCGTTACCCCCTCGGTCGAGCCGACCACTGTCATCGCCCGAGCGAGAGTGGGCTACGAAACAGGCGGCACTGCGCTGCACGGGGTCGGCGAGCCGGTGACGCAGACACGCCAGGAGTTCTACGAATCCGTCCGACTCCAGGAGATCGAATACGAGATCGCGCGTCTCGTCACCGAACAGATGGTTACTCGCGACGAGTTCCGATTCCGCGCTCGTCACCTGCTCTTTCCTCAGGTGCTCGCGATCGTCCGTACCTATGTCCGCCGGAGCGTGCGCTTCAACGGGGCCGACCAGCGCGAGATTGGCCTACTCACCTACGTCGAGGCGATCGTTAGCCGTCTCGGCACGGCGATCCGTCCTGTCAGCGACGACGGCTCAGCGAAGTTGCTGCCACGCATCGAACGCTTCCGGCCGACTGGCTCGACCGACGAGGTCTCCTTCCGCACCGGCAGGGACGTGCGCGGGACGATCAAGAGCCATATCAGCCACGTCGTCCTCGATACGACGACCTGGGAGGCGTCCGTCGCGTTCCAACTAGAGACGTCGTCGCTCGTGCGAACCTATGCCCGAAACGACCACCTCGACCTGACCATCCCTTACGACTTCGCGGGCGCCCAGCATCACTTTCTGCC